The Psychroflexus sp. ALD_RP9 region GTTTAATGATATTGTTAAAAATCAAAATCCTGAAAATTTAATAGATAATGAGAGTATTAGGACAATTCAGTATTTTTTGAGAAGAACAGATGGTAATAGACTTGGAGATGTACAGCAAATGCTAGTAGTATTAAGAGATAGAAATGGAGTTGAGTTTTTTAATTATAATCATACAGAATATAATTTGACACATTTGCAAGCAGATGCGGATTTCCTTGGGCTCACACCTGCTCAACAAGAAAATGTAAGACTTTGTTTTAATAGGTTGCAACCTGTAGTAATAACAAATGCAATTGAGGTTCATCTAGAAACGCAGCCTTATAACCATTATCCTTGTGATGCATTTAATTTTAAAAGAGATGCAACAGATGCACATTGTCCTGCTCATATAGTATGTAAAGGACTAATTGAAATACTCTATCAATTACGTAATGTATTATTTCACGGAGAACTTGTACCTAGTGAACAAAATCAAAATGTATATAAAAATGCTTACTTCTGTTTAAAGCATTTACTACCATCAATTAGATAAATAATATGAAACAAAAAACGATTATAGCGGTATCAGGTACAGCTAATATTGGCAAATCAATGACTATTTCAAGTCTAGGACGTCAAATAGTAGCAGCTGGTGGAACAGCACCCGATGATGTTACAACGAAAGATTATAGAGCAGTAATAAAGTATTTAAGTAAAATAATTGGAGTACAAACCTATGGAGATACAGAGGATCTGGTACAAAGTGGTTTAGATGCACTTTTAAATCATAACTGTGATATTATTGTAATTGCATCAAAGGGTTATGGTGCTACGGTTGATGCTATTGGAGCTTTTGCAGGAACTAATGGCTATAGGCTAATCTGGACGAGTCCATATGAAGTCAGAGATGGCTCAATCCCAACGACTACTATAAAAGATTATGGTGCGTCTCATTTACTTTTAATGATAAATGATATAATATCTGGTAGCTTATAAAAACAAATTAATATTACTAATAGTATGGCAGACCATTTACCAAAAGAAAGCGAGTTTTTACTGTACACAACACCGCAGGGTGAGGTAAACTTACAGGTACTCATTTTAGACGAAACCGTTTGGCTCACACAAGAGGGGATGCAAGAATTGTTTGGTAGAGCAAAATCTACCATTAGCGAGCATATTTCTAATGTATTCCAAGAAGGAGAACTAGAAAAAGAGTCAGTTGTTCGGGATTTCCGAACAACTGCATCAGATGGTAAAAAATACAATACCTCGTTTTACAATCTAGATGTAATTATTTCAGTAGGCTATCGTGTAAAATCGTTTCAAGGTACACAATTCCGTATTTGGGCTACAAAAACCTTACGTGAATATATTATCAAAGGCTTTGCTATAGACGATAACCGTTTAAAACAAGCACAAAGCACATTCGGTAAAGACTATTTCAGAGAGTTACTCGATAGAGTTCGCTCTATACGTGCCAGCGAGCAACGCATTTACCACCAGGTAACACAAATATTTGCAGAGTGTAGTATAGATTATAATCCTAAAAGCGAGATTACTAAAAATTTTTATGCAATGGTGCAAAACAAATTTCATTTCGCCATTACAGGTCAAACAGCAGCCGAAATTATTCATAAACGTGCAGATAGCAAAAAGCCAAAAATGGGCTTAACCACATACAAAAATGCACCAGACGGCAGAGTCTTAAGAACCGATGCTAAAATTGCAAAAAACTATTTAGAGGAAGATGAAATTAAAGAGTTAGAACGCAATGTTTCTGGCTACTTCGATTATATCGAAAACCTAATCAAAAGACGTAACACCTTTACTATGCAAGGTCTTGCAGAAAGCGTAGACAAGTTTTTAAACTTTAACGAATATCAAATTCTAGAAGGTAAAGGACGTATTTCAAACAAACAGGCAGTTGCAAAAGCAGCTAAAGAATATGATACATTTAATAAAACCCAAAAAATCATTTCAGATTTTGAAAAACATTTGAAGGCACATAATAATTATAATAACGACAATAAAAATAGTTAGCCTATGATAACATCAGAATTACTAGCATTTCAATTTGAAATATTTATGATGAAAGCTTATAAATTAGATAAACGGATAAGAAGACCTTCAAAAGCTGAATTTAAAAATTTAATTAGAGCCGATAAGCAAGGGGCGTTCTCCAAAGAAATTAAAATATTAAAAGGTAGAATCGATCAAGCTATTGAGATATTCTTTAAAAATGATGCAAATCATGAATTTCAGGAAAAATGGAGTCTTTTACAATCATTAAATACAAAAGCTAAAAGTAGTCATGATCTCGAACTAATAATTAAACAAGGCTTAGAAATAACGGCACAATTCAAATAAAGTCATAAATATATTTAAAACTTTTATTGATCCAAGACACCTCAAATTCAACATCCTAAATTTTAATTGGCCACCTAAGCTGCTTAGGTTTTACTTCTCATTAGATAAGATTGAAGATTGTGATACGTTACATTTTTCTTAATGGACAGATAAAAAACACTTTGATGGTCTAAATAGCATCAACAAATAGAATTATTAAAGTTCAGCAGGTTTAGATATTAGATAAAAATAGATGTCATAAAGATCACCTTAGCTCAAACCACACAAGCATAAAAAAGGAGATTGATAAAATTTGCTCTGAGTTAAACTCAAAAATGCAACGACTTTTATTGATGTTAAGCGGTGTTTCTAGAATCACCGCTTAACATCAATTTAAAAACCCAATAGTCTTTTAAAATTAATAATAATTTTAAATGTTTATATTTGAGAAGCAACAAATACATAACCAATAATCAACTTGTAGATGTATCTCATCAATAAACTAAACAACAACATTTCTAAACTAAAACAAAAAACCTTTTCTGAGTTAAAACTCAAAGAAAGAGAACACCTTCAAGAATGGATTGCCAAAAATCCAAATTCCTTAGGCGAAGAATTACTCATCATTCAAAAAGAGTTCAGCGGTTTTAATAATACCAACGAAAGACTAGATTTATTAGCACTAGATAAATATGGTAATTTAGTCATTATAGAAAATAAATTAGACGATTCCGGTAAAGATGTAACTTGGCAAGCCATAAAATATGCATCTTATTGCGCAAGCCTTACCAAACAAGATATCATTAAGATCTACCAAGATTATTTAAAATCTTCAGCAGTAGCACAAGATAAAATTTCAGAGTTTTTTGACAACAAAGACATTTCAGAAATTGTACTCAACCAGGGCTTAAATTCTCAAAGACTAATCCTGGTCGCAGCTAATTTCAGAAAAGAAGTCACTTCCTCCGTGCTGTGGCTGATGAATTTTAAAATCAGAATTCAATGTTTCAAAGTAACACCATTCGAATTTAAAGATAATTTATTTTTAAATGTAGAACAGATTTTACCTACTAAGGATACAGAAGATTTTGCCATTAGCATAGCTTCAAAAGCACAACAAGAAATTGAAACCCTAGAAACTTTAAAGAATAGCCATAGAAAACGATTAAACTTTTGGGAACAGTTTTTAGAGGCCAGTAATAAAAAAAATAACCTGTTTACCAATCATTCACCGTCAAAAGACAATTGGATAGGTAAAGGTATTGGTATGAGCGGTGTGAGTTTAAACTTGGTGGCATCAAGTACTTATTGCAGAGCCGAAATCTTCATCAACAAAGGAGATCAAGAATTAAATAAAGAAATGTTCGACTTCCTATTTAGATTGAAAGATGAAATAGAACATGCTTTTGGAAACAAGCTAATATGGGAAAGAATGGACGAAAATGTTACGTCACGCATCAAAGCTCAAATGAATGGCGTAAGTTATTTTAACCAATCCGATTGGAATAAAATGAACGATTTCCTAATCGATGTGTCTGTTAAAATGAAAAAGGCTTTTGATAAACCCGTAAAAAGACTAAGTGATTTCATGAAGAAATAATCAATAGGTGTTTTAGGCTTATAATCATATAAAGAAACTTAACTCAATTTTAGAGCATAAAATATTATCATTTGATCTTATTGCACAAATTATTGAGCATTTCAAAAAAGTAGGTGTAGTACCGGTAATTAAAAATTAAAGCAGGTATCATCTTCACAGCTCAAGCCATAAGCAACTTATTCTATCACAAGCTTAAAAACCCATCTACTGCAGTAATAGTTAGCTTAATAGTAAATTTAATTATAGCTTATGGCCCAAGCTTTTACTAACATCGCTTCAAGTTCAGTCTAATTGTTTTCGTTTCCAATCAACCACAAGCCGTGTTTCTGCAAAACACCGCTTTCGATGCTAACATTTTACAGCATTCTTTGAGTAATCAAGTCATATAAACATTATCATTTGTTTGGGGACGCAGAATAGGGTAGCAACATTCGGGGGCAGGTAATACGTAGTACCGTCAAATAGGTGTTAAATTGTTTTGTTGTAATGTTTTATATTCATTATTTTGTAATGTATATGAAAGCTAACAGGAACATATTAAATGTCTTTCCAAAATATTTGTTTTGGGATATGGACAGGAGTAAACTTTCTTTAAAAAGAGATAAAGAAATTATTATTCCCAGAGCTTTATATGCTACTACTAAAGAAACATTCTCTAAAGATATTTTGGTTCTAGAGCGTTATTACTCAAAAAGCGATATTTTAAATATTTTAAAGCATACCAAAGAAAATATTAGCAATGAGGTGTGTGTACTCGTTAGTAAACGCTACAATACGGCACCTTTTTATCGTTACGCAGTATAAGCATGCAAGCGGTTTCCTCTGCACTATTTAAAACTATTATAGAATTACAAGCTTTACCTAGTTTGTCTATGTTTGCCTTAGCAGGCGGTACAAATTTAGCATTAAGATTTAATCACCGTATATCTGAAGATATTGACTTATTCTCTACATCTATAGTTGGTTTTAAAGGCTTTGAATCTATCGCAGCTGAAGTTAAATCATTTTACGGTGACCAGGTTTTAAACATGAGTTACCCAGTTAGAGAAAATGATCAGTTCGTATTTCTACGTTTTTTAATTGTAAAAGATGATGTCACTATAAAAGTAGATATCATTCACAATATGAAAGCACTTTATCCTTTTGAAACATATAAAAAAATCAAGTGTTATGATGTAAATGATATTGGTTTGTTCAAATTGGTAAGTTGTGCTAACAGACCTGCAAAAAAAGATATTTATGATTTAGAGTATATAACAGATTCAATACAACTACTAGATTTATATAATCTCTTGAAAGAGAAAAAATATAAATTTAACAAACCAAATGATAGAAATATCTTCGATTTAGACAAAGCACCAGACCCAATAGACGATCCTTACACACTTTTGAAATTTGACAAAACAAAATTTAAAAACAGCAGACATTTTCATGCTCATGATAATATTAAAGTTGCTACAAATGCAAAATCATGGGTTGAAGCTAGAATCTATTGGCGTCAAAAGGTAAAAGTTTTATATGCAAAATTAGATATTCCTTATAAAAGCAAATAGTGTAATTTTCCCCAGCAAAACAAGTATAGCTTCCGTTGCTCTTCAGCTATACCCATTTTGCTTCCCCGCAGTAAAAGCTATATCATGTTTCTAGGTATATGAAGGTTTATGATAATAGCATTTACTTTTTGCCTTTGCGTTCACTAGCATTTTCATAACAAATTCAGTCTAAGTAGTAACATCCTAAAGTATCGTTTGCATAAATATTAATCGAACTAAATAGCAATATTCGTGGGCAGGTAATAAGGTGTGCCACAGCACCGCTGTTTTGCTCCAAAGCACATCCCTACAAGGGTAATTCGTTTAAGATCTGATCTTTTGTGTAAGCTAAATCTTAGGTTCAGTTAATCTTAAAGTTTAAAATGTCCCTTGTAGGCACCAGCTTCAGCACTAAGCGCCTTCCATCCTCAGGCGCTTTTAGTCCTGAAGCTTTGTGCTTTTTCACACACGCCAGTGCAGTGTCACCCGCTGTTCTCTTTTACCCTAACACCCGAAGCGGTCAAGCCAAGCTTGTTTATTCGCATTAGGGTAAAACCACAGCTGCATGTTTCGCGAGCCTGCGCATCGTGCCTACCACTTACCAAGTAAAGTCAAGTTGAGTAGTCTTGCCGTACATAAGTTAGCCTACCTGTACATCGGCTATAGAAATATAACTCTCTCATTAATGTTGTCAAGTTGTGTACAACTGTTGAGCTAAGGCTAACCCATGCCGGCAAACAGTCTGGAGCGCTACCATGTTAAGGGCAAGCTAGTTTTTAGTTCTCTTCAACTGCTCGTTAAATGGTTGTCTATACTTGCTTAAACTTCAAAACTAAACATCGAAGTTTCATCATTTTCAGCGACATTGGCTTCAATTTGAGGCTTAAAGCTTCATAACATCTGCATCATCGCCCTTAAATGCCAGCCCTCCCAAATTGGTTTTGACTTCACTTGTTAAGTGGCGCATACGTTGTGCTAATCTTGCTATTCACAACGTCCTTTTAGCACATAGGCACTCAACTCGCAGTCGGCTCGCGCCTTCGGGATTACCTGCCCTGATTCAACATTTGTACGGGCTAGACTTGTCTAACTTCAATCAAACCTCAGTTATTTGACTTACCTAAGCATGCTGGTTTTTGGGTTTGTATAGCCGTCTTCAAATTGACTTCAATACTTGCTTTAGTTTTGAATAAAAAAATAAAAATCTAGGCAAGTATATCAGCCTTTCCACCACCCAAGGCTAGTCCTGTAAAGCTCAAGCCAAAGGTTTTTCATAAAAAATGAAGCCTGCTTTATTTGACCTTTTGTTTATTAAAGTTTTTCAATAAGCTTTATCCAATTTTAGTCCATTTTTTTTGAAAAAAGCTTGACAGTCCTGCCACAAGGCTGATGTTTACAGCCTATATTTTTCTTTTTCTGAAAAAAATAGTGAGCGAAGCGAATGAACATAATTTTTAAAACCATAACTATGTTCAAATTGAATGCTTACAAGTTGAAGGTTTATGTTGAAAGCCATAAACCAACCAAAAATCCAAAGTTTTACATCTTAAACAAAGGGAACAATGCTGGCCGACCGATGGTCTTGCCTTGCCCGAATTGCTTTGTGGTCTCAACCAAAACTGAAACCGAACGCGATAGCCTGTATTGGCTGTGTTATTCGGCTTGGCAAACACAAGGGTTTAGACCGTTTTTAAGGGGTTCGGTAATTCCTTTTATAACCACAGGCGACACCAAGTTTGTGATTAATGAATGTCTTATCAACCTCAACGCATCCCGACTCATGCAGCAGGTGAAATCTTTTAAAGCCGTTCAAAAGCAACAAGAATTGTTGAAGCTCCAATTGCAGAAATATGACGAGCTTAAACAGATCATCGCCCTCAACATGCTAAAGGCTTAATTAAAAACCCTTCTTAATTGAAGGGTTTACTTATTGAAAGCCTTTGGTTGACAAGCTTGCACATGCTGAACTTAACTTTTGCTTTTATTATTGAAAACGAAAAAACGTCCCCACTAACATGAGGACGTTTCAACCTAACCAATCTATTATGAATTATGCCATTAATAAGCGATATAAAATTAATAAATTACGCTCAATTACAGCCCTAAAAGCCGATGATTTATGATTTTTTTGACTCACAACAAACGAAGTTTTGGTGCTCTAAACATACAGAAATACAAAAACCCTGTGGGGAGCAGGGCTTTCTAGGGATAACCAAATATAAGCATAAATAGCAAATTTACCTAGTGTTTTTTTTACGCTTTCGCTTGCGTTTAAAGTGTTTTCTCAGCTGTTTAAATGCTACTGAACTTACAAAACTAACCGCCGATCCAAACACGGCCAACACACAAGTGGCCGCATAATCGTCAAATTGTAAGCTCCCCAATACACTGGATAAAGTACCACCAATATAACCGATGCGCCCATGTCCTAGTACCATAAGCCATTATTTTTGGGTTGACTTTCCTTTGGGATCATCCAAGACTTCCGCCGCTTGATCATCGGCTTTAGTGACCACCTGACTCACCGCCGAAACTGCTGTTCCAACCGCCAGTCCGTAACCAGCAACGCTAACCACCAAGGCAGGAAGCGCAACAGGAGCAGTTAATAGAGCACCCGCCACAGCGGTGATGCCTAAACCAATATTTCTTAACTTCTTGAAAAACCGAGGGGTTTTTGATTGATAACGTTCTTTAATTGTCATGTCTCATTTGTTTTTGTTGAAGAATATGATCTTCAAAATGTGAACTTCGCACTTCTAATTCTACCCTGTGTTTAGCCATAAAATAGGGGCGAAGCTTGCCTAAAATATGCTCTAAAGCTTTCCGAGAGGAATAACCTCTGGCAATATCGACTAAGCTGCTAACAGGAGCAATACAGCCTTCTAATTCGGTGGAAGCATCATTGGCAGGATGCATCAAAATCCAACTCCTATTCGGCACATCGTCCAGTTGAAGATGCCATTTGAATTTTGCTGAATACCTCATTTTTAACTCATAAACACCATCAGGAATAGCTGAAATATTTCGTTGATTCCTTACCCAAGGAAGTTCTATCGTAAAGCTTAAAAATTCATCAAATAAATAAAGGGCACCAACCGTACCATGCGGAAAATGCCCTCTATATAAGCCTAACTTTACCAACATTAGTCTTGGTCTACCGCTACAACGCTTAAAGCATTGTAAGCACCGTTTTTAAGCGGATACATCGTACCATTGACTTCTTGGAAAAATTCAACACCAATCACCTGAATTAAAGGTAGGGTAGAAGCTGCTGTAACACTGGCGCTGAGGTTAATCAACGAAGTGGTGGCATTATCCCATGGCAAAATACTTGACTCATCCGAATCAAACACTGAAGTTTCATTCACAAAGTCTAATTCTGCTAAACCAGTCACAATTTTAAAATGCGTTGTTCCACCAGGAGCTGCAATCATTGTTGCCGGCTGAAACGGATCAACATCAACTGTGCCTTCACCTGTGACGCGATCTAAATTCCCTTGGTAACTAGCGTAAAGTGTACGGCCTAACTTTGCCTTCGAGTTGAAGTCAAAGTCTTGCAAAAGTCCCATGTTACCATCTTGAACGGTACGCAAACCACGATCGTTAACCGTATCTGATTTAACCACCTGGACCAAACGCTTTTGTAAATTAGCAGTGACACGTTTGTCGGTCACATTTTGCAACAACAACCGAATCGCATCCCGTAAAATTTTACCGCCTTTACCAGCTCTTCCAAATTCAGAACCATTTTCTCGCGTTCTTTGAAACGCAGGATCATTTTTGATTCTGTTGCCATCAACACCACCTTTTTCTCTTGCGAGGTGGCCATCAGAGGTCTTGTAAAACGAAATTCCGCCTACAGTGCCTTTCAATTTAATAATACCTGTTTGTCTAGCCATAATAAATATGTTTTGAGACAAAGCAAAGCCTAATAAGCGGCTGTCGCAAAAGTTCTGTCACTTATGGCGTAATTGTCAGTTTTGGCGCAATAGTCACCTTAAACGAGTTTAAAATAGCTTAAAACAAAGTATATTAGCTTAATAAGTTAATGAAAAGCTATGTAAACGTATGGATAGAGCATAGATAAAGTAAGTCTTTAATTAAATTTACCTAAATGGCACTAAATACTAATGAAAGTTAAAAAGCGCATCCAAGTTCACTCTACTGATATTCAAAATATCACTGGCTTTAGTTTGAGACATTCACAACGAATACTTCAGCAACTTAGAAAAATGAATGGTAAAACTAAGCAACAAATTGTCACCACTTACGAGCTTGCAGACTATCTAGGAGTAGACCTTAAAATCATTGAAGATTTTATAGAAAGTTAAAATATATTTGGTCGTATTTGGTTATATTTATAATCAAGTTCTTATTAATCAGGATAATATTGAAAATCTTAATTTAGGGAAATAGTATCAAATGAAAAGTGACCTATTCGGTTACCTACTTAAATCAAAGTTTTTTAAATCGTTGTTTATCAGCTTTTTATATTAGTTGTTCATCGGGCTGCCACCCCGACTTTTAGCCTTGTAAATTCAACTAAATTTTACTAAATAGTTGATTATCAAGGCTTTTTTGTTTTTATAGGTTACATATTTTACCATATAAAACCACTTTTTTGGTGTCCAAATTGGGGACAACTTTTTAAGCCTTGATTTTTAACCTGATACCCCATGATATAAGGGAAATGACTAAATATATTATTGTATTTTGGTGACCATTTTTAATCCATTCAGGTGTCCATTTTTACCTAATTTTTTTACTTGAGTTATTTTACTTTCCATAGATACTCCAATTCTGGAAAATCTTCTTTTTTATAATAGGGTGGGAAGTATTTATTTATGCCACCTGTAAGACTTTTAAAAAAGAATGAATCTATAGTGCGTTGATACTCTTCTATGGGGTATTGACTCAGGCTACCTTTTTTGAAATAATTCTTAATAGAATCGTGAATTTCAAGGTTTAAAAAGCAAATATTTTCACTTGGATTTTTTGAATTATAAACTACGATGTAGTTTTTGCCTATTCTTGGGTTTGAGTTGCCAAATGCAGCTAAAGAAACAGCTCCTTTATAAGTTATATTTTTAGCTCGAAACTTATAACTAGCCAATGTAGTTCCTCTACCTGTGTAAGCTTCCCATAATTAGAACTGTTGATTATTCCAATCTATTTGCAAACTTATTAGTATGACTTATTTCATAAGGTTTTTTTAAAAGCGACTGTGATCTAATGGATTGTTGTAGGTTTCTCTTGGAAAATTTTTAAATCGCTTTAAAATGATATTTTTCCTTTAAGATTTTTGGTAAAATGTAGTGTAGGTTTTTAAATGCTTTTTGGCTATCATGCATAACAATAATGCTACCATTTCTAACTTGTGACTTGTAAATTTTAAAACATTCTTGAGGTGATTTTCGCATATCGTAGTCTTTTGTAATTACATCCCACATCACGATTTTAAATCCCTTTTGGTGTAAAATTTTCGCTTGTTTAGAAGTGCACTTGCCGTATGGTGGTCTAAATAAGCAAGTTTCTTTACTTAATTGTTTAATGATTTGCTGGCAATTATTTATATCTTCTATATAGTCTTCGGTATTTGTTTTCCAACCATTGAGGTGTTGCATGCTATGATTACCAATGCTGTGACCTTCATTTATAATCTGTAGAAAAATTTCTGGATGCTTTTTAATATTATCACCGATACAGAAAAAAGTTGCTTTGGCTTTAAATTGTTTTAATTGCTTTAAAACCCAAGGTGTTACCTCAGGTATTGGTCCGTCATCAAAGGTTAAATAAATATTGTTATCAGTAAAACGCCAAAGTCGTTTTGGGTAAAGTAAATTATAAAACCAACTGCTTTTTAGCATTATTCTAATTCTTGAGTTGCTTCTTCTAAAAGTTCACTTGAGTTAGTTGAATCTATAGCTTGGTTAGGCGACGCTTCTAACTCCTCATCATTAAATAAGCCGAATAAGTCTAAGTAGCCATTGAATTTTTCAGCTTCCTGACGGGCTAGTTCACTATCTTTTGCAATGATTAAAATGTCGACTAAACTCCTATACTTTTCAATTTCAGTATAAATTTTTTGAGCGTATTCATATTGCTTTTCAAAATCTAAACTACTATAGTATTTCAACCAATCTTGATATTTTTTAGCAACACTTCTCCATATTTCTCTTGCTTTTTCTGGTTTACCAATTTCATAATAGCCTAAAATATAAGGCTCTAATAAGGTATCAAATCCAAAATATTTTACTGGCATTTTCTCCATTGCCAAGTCAAGTATATCTTCAGCTTTATCGTATTTCTTTTCTTCTAGTAGTTTTTCCAGAAGGCGCGCTAGATTACTGCGGTAAGTAATAGCATTCTTGCGGGTTTCTGGGTCGTGGTAAATGTGATCACTCCCTAAATTACCCCAATCCCAATTCATGACTAATTCGTACATTTTGTCACTATCAATTCTACCCATATCGAAAGGATTATTCGGATTTACAGGTGTTTTTATAGGCGTTAATTTGTAAACAACACCATGCAATTGAAGGTAGTCTTTTAACCATAAGTAGTCTGAATCATTATAACTTCCGCCTGTAAAGTAAATTGGTCTTTCCCAATCATTAGAGGCTAATACGTCAAGCATTAATAAGCGATTTTTATAAATAATGTTGTCATCTAAGTTTAAAATGATCTCATCTACAGCTTTGTTTTTGTCATTAACTGAAAGACTATTACTTTTTATCGCTTGTTGAATATCGACTGGAATTCGTAATTTTTTAGAAGGAAACGTATTGTAAATTTGGCCGTTTTCAAGTTCTTCTTTTGTTGAAGGTTGGTCGCTTTTAATATACTTCATCCATTTATCTATGCTTAAAGTGTCTGCAAATCGCTTATCATCTCGATAAAACACAGCATCATTAATACTGTAAGCATAATCATCATGTTCTAAATAAGTTTTAATTGCTTCGCTGTTATAGGCTTTTCTTCGCATTTGATCAATATACCAATCGGTGGCAAATAAACTTGTATTAATTGTTCTTACATCACGTCGGTAACCTTCTATTTCTTGTGCATACCATAAGGCAAAGGTATCGTTATCACCTATTGTAAACAGTATTCCGTTTTCTTCAACAGAATCAAGGTACTTTTTGGCCATAGCTAAGGTCGTGTAACGATTTGATCGATCATGGTCGTCCCAGTTTTGTTGTGCTAAAAGTCCCGGAACTGCAAGTAATGTAGCGATTCCTACTAAAGGTGCTGCAATTTTAGGATTTAGCTTATTTTTTAAAACATCAAATAATCCAAAAACGCCAATTCCAATCCAAATAGCAAATACGTAAAACGAGCCTACTAAGGCATAATCTCGCTCTCTTGGTTCAAATGGGCGTTCATTTAAATAAATCTTTAAAGCAATTCCTGTAAAGAGAAAAAATACTGTAAGAATCCAAAAGAAATTAATGTCTTGTCTTAAATGAAACAGCAAGCCTATAATCCCCAAAATTAATGGCAAAAAGTAGTAGGTGTTTCTTGCCCGATTGTTTTTTATTTCTTCGGGTAATTCAGATTGGTTGCCAAGGAAAATTTCATCTATAGCATCGATACCGCTAATCCAGTTACCATTAAAATCGGTTAGTTTACCTTGTTCGTCGTTTTGTCTGCCAA contains the following coding sequences:
- a CDS encoding DUF2723 domain-containing protein; translated protein: MQQLNFSFWNKTLAWLAFAIALLTYALTVEPTASFWDAGEYISTSAKLQVGHPPGAPFYQIFGAFFSMFAFDNSQIALMVNLMSGVASAFTVLFMFWTIVLILKKFVKLETANPATKIAVLASGFVGSLSFAFTDSFWFSAVEAEVYAMAICIMAAMFYVAMLWERDMLQPRGNRWLILICFLIGLSFGVHFMGLLTIPAIGLLYYFKHTKKITVKNFVIAHVVVTAILLFIFKLLLPYTLSLFGKTEVFFVNSLGLPFHSGTIFMGISIIIAFVLLLKYSHQHNYKVLNTITLSILFIFIGFSSWVMLPIRANAGTVINENNPSSARALLAYYNREQYPEQKLFYGPQFTELYAGLDPENPYYDDEPKYEMNHELGKYVIVNQYKNHKQNSDDAQKTFLPRMWSTEHAANYLMFTGALDLSVKAEYQNESELISTVAQYNNRFKNGEISTEEYAGFLQKFSPYLNISKPSTAANFNYLFQYQMGYMYWRYFMWNFVGRQNDEQGKLTDFNGNWISGIDAIDEIFLGNQSELPEEIKNNRARNTYYFLPLILGIIGLLFHLRQDINFFWILTVFFLFTGIALKIYLNERPFEPRERDYALVGSFYVFAIWIGIGVFGLFDVLKNKLNPKIAAPLVGIATLLAVPGLLAQQNWDDHDRSNRYTTLAMAKKYLDSVEENGILFTIGDNDTFALWYAQEIEGYRRDVRTINTSLFATDWYIDQMRRKAYNSEAIKTYLEHDDYAYSINDAVFYRDDKRFADTLSIDKWMKYIKSDQPSTKEELENGQIYNTFPSKKLRIPVDIQQAIKSNSLSVNDKNKAVDEIILNLDDNIIYKNRLLMLDVLASNDWERPIYFTGGSYNDSDYLWLKDYLQLHGVVYKLTPIKTPVNPNNPFDMGRIDSDKMYELVMNWDWGNLGSDHIYHDPETRKNAITYRSNLARLLEKLLEEKKYDKAEDILDLAMEKMPVKYFGFDTLLEPYILGYYEIGKPEKAREIWRSVAKKYQDWLKYYSSLDFEKQYEYAQKIYTEIEKYRSLVDILIIAKDSELARQEAEKFNGYLDLFGLFNDEELEASPNQAIDSTNSSELLEEATQELE